From a single Endozoicomonas euniceicola genomic region:
- the pstA gene encoding phosphate ABC transporter permease PstA produces MKTSVGRWFNSGSPWVWLNAGAVAISVILVLGLLLLIAFRGLGHFWPGSIIVAEYQVPGQTPRIIAGEIVESEEVQAARLKAAGLPIEENEGAVLRSLLKVGNRDVYGSDFAWVVDRWLFKRKYPEDIMALERREWGNFYGYLQGIKEDGVVVATGAEAWNELQTRLTRALDIHKAIYAIEKYDIGSVNARLERLRLQQRSLELNSQLTPEKLMDIEVQRRAYQAEYKAMEERLAQLYTAFNRDSFVATTVEGRETEQSFSKIVRAYQPNAMSVWQKIGFYFSKLKEFVTEDPREANTEGGVFPAIFGTVMMVILMSIIVTPFGVVAAVYLREYASQGWLTRAIRIAVNNLAGVPSIVYGVFGLGFFIYFAGGQIDQLFFPEALPAPTFGTPGLLWASITLALLTLPVVIVATEEGLSRIPRSVREGSLALGATKAETLWRVILPMASPAMMTGLILAVARAAGEVAPLMLVGVVKLAPSLPLDANYPFLHLDQKFMHLGFHIYDVGFQSPNVEAARPLVYATALLLVVVIAVLNLSAVAIRNHLREKYKSLEA; encoded by the coding sequence ATGAAAACGTCAGTAGGAAGGTGGTTTAACAGTGGTTCCCCCTGGGTCTGGTTGAATGCTGGTGCGGTTGCGATCAGCGTAATTCTTGTGTTGGGTTTGTTGTTATTGATTGCCTTTCGTGGCCTGGGGCATTTCTGGCCGGGGAGTATTATCGTAGCGGAATATCAGGTTCCCGGGCAGACGCCCAGAATCATTGCCGGTGAGATCGTTGAATCTGAGGAAGTCCAGGCTGCCCGCCTGAAAGCCGCAGGCTTACCCATTGAAGAGAATGAAGGTGCAGTCTTACGGAGCCTGTTGAAAGTGGGTAACCGGGATGTCTACGGTTCCGATTTTGCCTGGGTTGTGGATCGCTGGCTGTTTAAGCGCAAATACCCTGAAGACATTATGGCGCTTGAGCGCCGTGAATGGGGCAACTTCTATGGTTATCTGCAAGGTATCAAGGAAGATGGTGTTGTGGTTGCCACAGGCGCAGAGGCATGGAACGAACTGCAAACCCGCCTGACTCGTGCACTGGATATTCACAAAGCCATTTATGCCATTGAAAAATACGACATCGGTTCGGTCAATGCCAGGCTGGAGCGGTTACGACTGCAACAGCGAAGCCTTGAGCTGAATAGCCAGCTGACACCAGAGAAGCTGATGGATATAGAAGTCCAGCGTCGTGCTTATCAGGCAGAATACAAGGCCATGGAAGAACGACTGGCGCAGCTTTATACCGCCTTTAACCGTGACAGCTTTGTCGCTACAACGGTTGAAGGCCGTGAAACAGAGCAATCTTTCAGTAAGATTGTCAGGGCATACCAGCCTAACGCCATGTCCGTCTGGCAGAAAATCGGTTTTTACTTCAGCAAACTGAAAGAGTTCGTCACCGAAGATCCACGGGAAGCGAATACCGAAGGTGGTGTATTTCCTGCCATCTTCGGCACGGTCATGATGGTCATCCTGATGTCAATTATTGTGACGCCCTTTGGTGTGGTGGCTGCTGTTTATCTGCGTGAGTACGCCTCTCAGGGGTGGCTGACCCGTGCCATTCGTATTGCGGTCAATAACCTTGCCGGTGTGCCATCGATTGTTTATGGCGTATTTGGTCTGGGCTTTTTCATCTATTTTGCGGGCGGTCAGATTGATCAGCTATTTTTCCCGGAAGCGTTGCCTGCCCCAACGTTTGGTACGCCGGGGCTGCTCTGGGCGTCCATTACACTGGCTCTGTTGACCCTGCCAGTGGTCATTGTGGCAACGGAAGAAGGTTTATCGCGCATTCCGCGTTCGGTACGTGAAGGCAGCCTGGCGCTGGGTGCGACGAAAGCAGAAACCCTGTGGCGCGTTATCCTGCCCATGGCCAGTCCGGCGATGATGACCGGCCTGATTCTGGCGGTGGCCCGTGCTGCTGGTGAGGTGGCACCGCTGATGCTGGTTGGTGTGGTGAAACTGGCTCCCAGCCTGCCGCTGGATGCTAACTACCCGTTCCTGCATCTGGACCAGAAGTTTATGCACCTGGGCTTCCATATTTACGACGTTGGTTTCCAGAGTCCGAATGTTGAAGCGGCAAGACCGTTGGTGTATGCCACGGCGCTGCTGCTGGTGGTAGTGATTGCTGTGCTGAATTTGTCAGCAGTGGCTATCCGTAACCATCTGCGAGAAAAGTATAAGAGTCTGGAAGCCTGA
- a CDS encoding ABC transporter permease subunit — protein MRFLKDNLARWAVAVGGLGVIAAITLIFFYLLYEVAPLFKGAAVTPQSTWTQGVDQDNPSLYMSMEEQGEIALSINRSGVLDFRSTRTGDNNSQFFLPLPAGTEVTTLTSDPANSSLMVAGLSNGQAVVFKVVYKTSWPDDQRVITPVVEYPYGKKLLTLSDTRLSEITLADNDRQLFIAAISSGRLVATAFSKEENFLTEEVTLEQQTVTLPAIPGTPEQLKIDPDQRWLFVRMAGDEMAIINVANLDQLFLHSVTDLTVGDANITDIEFLLGGVSLLAGDSSGLISQWFMVRDDQNQWSLQRVRDFKLMDSPITIIKPEHRRKGFIAADKEGNVGVFYTAAGRALIREKLSAGGINQMAISPRSNYLLVDGQEGVEFFRVENEHPEVSFSALWQKVWYEGYEEPEYIWQSSASNNDFEPKLSLTPLSFGTLKAAFYAMLLATPLAIAGAIYTAYFMAPGMRRKVKPMIELMEALPTVILGFLAGLWLAPLIENNLPGIFALLLFVPVGILLFAFLWDSLPGKIRHAIPEGWQAALLIPVVLFSGAVAFSMNGVLEATFFAGDMRTWLTSELGIPYDQRNALVVGLAMGFAVIPSIFSIAEDAIFSVPKHLSYGSLALGATPWQTLIRVVLLTASPGIFSAVMIGMGRAVGETMIVLMATGNTPIMDANIFEGMRTLAANIAVEMPESEVGSSHYRILFLAALVLFLFTFVVNTAAEVVRHRLRKKYSSL, from the coding sequence TTGCGTTTTTTAAAAGACAATCTTGCCCGGTGGGCGGTTGCTGTAGGCGGACTTGGCGTTATTGCCGCTATAACCCTTATATTTTTCTACCTTCTGTACGAAGTAGCGCCGCTGTTCAAGGGGGCAGCTGTTACTCCGCAAAGCACATGGACCCAGGGTGTTGATCAGGATAACCCTTCGCTCTACATGAGCATGGAAGAACAGGGCGAGATAGCCCTGAGCATCAACCGTTCTGGTGTGCTTGACTTTCGCTCGACCCGGACTGGCGACAATAATTCCCAGTTTTTTCTTCCTCTGCCTGCCGGTACCGAGGTGACAACCCTGACCAGTGACCCTGCAAATTCCAGCCTGATGGTTGCTGGACTAAGTAATGGTCAGGCGGTTGTTTTCAAAGTTGTGTATAAAACCAGCTGGCCCGATGACCAACGGGTTATTACGCCTGTTGTCGAGTATCCTTATGGCAAAAAGCTTTTGACGCTATCAGATACCCGTCTCAGTGAGATCACGCTGGCTGATAACGACAGGCAGTTGTTTATCGCTGCAATAAGCAGTGGCAGGCTGGTGGCGACAGCGTTTAGTAAGGAAGAAAACTTTCTGACGGAAGAAGTGACTCTGGAACAACAGACCGTCACGCTGCCAGCTATTCCCGGTACGCCTGAGCAGTTAAAAATCGATCCTGATCAGCGCTGGCTATTTGTAAGAATGGCGGGTGATGAAATGGCGATTATCAACGTTGCTAATCTGGACCAGCTGTTTTTACACTCGGTCACTGACCTGACGGTTGGAGATGCCAATATCACTGACATTGAGTTTCTTCTGGGTGGTGTTTCCCTTCTTGCAGGCGACAGTAGCGGTTTAATTAGTCAGTGGTTTATGGTTCGTGATGACCAGAACCAATGGTCTTTGCAGCGGGTTCGTGACTTCAAGTTGATGGACAGCCCGATTACCATCATAAAACCCGAACACCGTCGTAAAGGATTTATTGCCGCTGATAAAGAAGGCAATGTGGGGGTATTCTATACGGCAGCCGGTCGAGCGCTTATCAGAGAAAAGTTGTCTGCTGGTGGCATTAATCAGATGGCGATTTCGCCAAGAAGCAACTACCTGCTGGTGGATGGACAGGAAGGCGTTGAATTCTTCAGGGTTGAGAACGAACACCCGGAAGTGTCGTTTTCTGCCCTATGGCAAAAGGTCTGGTATGAAGGCTATGAAGAACCTGAATATATCTGGCAGTCCTCGGCTTCAAACAACGACTTTGAACCTAAGCTCAGCCTGACTCCCCTCTCCTTCGGTACTCTGAAAGCCGCCTTTTACGCCATGCTGCTGGCAACACCTCTGGCCATTGCAGGGGCCATTTATACCGCTTACTTTATGGCTCCGGGCATGCGCCGAAAGGTAAAGCCAATGATCGAACTGATGGAGGCGTTGCCTACGGTTATTCTCGGCTTTCTGGCGGGTTTGTGGCTGGCACCTCTGATTGAGAATAATTTACCGGGCATTTTTGCACTACTGCTGTTTGTGCCGGTGGGTATTCTTCTGTTTGCTTTTCTCTGGGACTCATTACCGGGCAAAATCCGTCATGCCATTCCGGAAGGCTGGCAGGCTGCTTTGTTGATACCTGTCGTCTTGTTCAGTGGCGCGGTTGCTTTCTCAATGAATGGCGTACTGGAAGCCACTTTCTTTGCTGGCGATATGCGTACCTGGCTGACATCGGAGCTGGGTATTCCCTATGATCAGCGCAATGCACTGGTGGTAGGACTGGCGATGGGCTTTGCGGTGATTCCCTCCATTTTTTCCATTGCCGAAGACGCTATTTTCAGTGTCCCCAAACATCTCAGTTATGGCTCTCTGGCACTGGGGGCAACCCCCTGGCAAACCCTGATTCGGGTGGTTCTGCTGACTGCCAGCCCGGGTATTTTTTCTGCCGTTATGATTGGCATGGGACGAGCGGTGGGTGAAACCATGATTGTGCTGATGGCGACGGGTAATACCCCCATTATGGATGCCAATATCTTTGAAGGTATGCGAACCCTGGCGGCCAATATTGCGGTAGAAATGCCCGAGTCGGAAGTGGGCAGCAGTCACTACCGCATTCTGTTTCTGGCGGCGCTGGTTCTGTTCCTCTTTACCTTTGTCGTTAATACCGCAGCCGAAGTAGTCCGTCATCGTCTGCGCAAGAAATACAGCTCACTGTAA
- a CDS encoding Na+/H+ antiporter family protein: MNAVVLAVTVMLALSLMRVNVVLALFLGAITGGLSGGLDIHETIAAFSKGLGGGAGIALSYAMLGAFAMAISRSGVPEWMAGKIIKKVKGGTRGNGRSSLKYGVFVMIILMAFASQNLVPVHIAFIPVLIPPLLSAFSAMNIDRRQIACLLTFGLTATYMLVPIGFGNIYLIQILGGNLQRNGLDIDLSLMPSAMMIPVSGMFLGLLFALFVTYRKPRTYHVEQGQLAQDEDVTLNTPSVVSAVLAVAAALGIQLGTGSMALGAATGFIIMVLGRVVCWREADDVFAQGVRMMAACGFIMISAAGFAEVLRTTGDIPVLVNMVQDLVGGSQPMAALMMLLVGLLITMGIGSSFSTVPIIATLYVPLAMTLGFSPLATAALVGTAGGLGDAGSPASDSTIGPTAGLNTDGQHDHIRDSVIPTFLHYNLPMIIFGWIAAMVL, encoded by the coding sequence ATGAATGCAGTAGTTCTGGCTGTTACAGTCATGCTTGCGCTGAGTTTGATGCGCGTAAACGTTGTACTGGCCCTGTTTCTGGGAGCCATCACAGGTGGTCTGTCCGGTGGACTGGATATCCACGAAACCATAGCCGCTTTTTCTAAGGGCCTTGGCGGCGGCGCAGGCATTGCCCTTAGTTACGCCATGCTGGGCGCTTTTGCCATGGCTATTTCACGCTCTGGCGTGCCCGAATGGATGGCAGGCAAAATTATCAAAAAGGTGAAAGGAGGCACCAGGGGGAATGGCAGAAGTTCTCTGAAATACGGCGTATTTGTCATGATTATTCTGATGGCGTTTGCCTCCCAGAACCTCGTGCCGGTACACATTGCCTTTATTCCGGTGCTGATTCCGCCTTTACTGTCTGCCTTTAGTGCCATGAACATCGACCGTCGTCAGATTGCCTGTCTTCTGACGTTTGGTTTGACAGCGACTTACATGCTCGTACCCATTGGTTTCGGTAATATCTACCTGATACAGATTCTGGGTGGCAACCTGCAGAGGAATGGTCTGGATATCGACCTGAGCCTGATGCCTTCTGCCATGATGATACCCGTGAGCGGCATGTTCCTGGGTCTGCTGTTCGCCCTGTTTGTCACCTATCGCAAACCTCGTACCTATCACGTTGAACAAGGCCAGCTGGCTCAGGACGAAGACGTGACCCTGAACACGCCAAGTGTCGTTTCTGCCGTATTGGCCGTTGCTGCGGCACTGGGCATTCAACTGGGTACAGGCTCCATGGCACTGGGTGCCGCTACCGGCTTTATCATTATGGTTCTGGGCCGGGTTGTGTGCTGGCGTGAAGCGGATGACGTGTTTGCCCAGGGGGTGCGCATGATGGCAGCCTGTGGTTTTATCATGATCTCCGCAGCCGGTTTTGCCGAAGTATTGCGTACCACCGGTGATATCCCGGTTCTGGTGAACATGGTTCAAGATCTGGTTGGCGGTAGTCAGCCCATGGCGGCACTGATGATGTTGCTGGTTGGCCTGCTGATCACTATGGGAATCGGTTCTTCTTTCTCTACAGTGCCAATTATCGCCACCCTGTACGTGCCTCTGGCTATGACTCTGGGCTTTTCGCCGCTGGCAACCGCTGCGCTGGTGGGTACTGCCGGAGGTCTGGGAGATGCAGGTTCTCCGGCGTCTGACTCCACCATTGGTCCAACCGCTGGCCTCAATACTGATGGACAACACGACCACATTCGCGACTCTGTTATTCCAACTTTCCTGCACTACAACCTGCCAATGATTATCTTTGGCTGGATAGCGGCAATGGTGCTGTGA
- a CDS encoding PstS family phosphate ABC transporter substrate-binding protein, whose translation MKLKALITAVALVTGVAGMQTAVASQIDADMPVYKKSSGVSGNLSSVGSDTLANLMTLWAEDFKRAYPNVNVQIQAAGSSTAPPALTEGTSNIGPMSRKMKDKELEAFEKRYGYKPTPVPVAIDALAVFVNKDNPIKGLTMAQVDAIFSTTRRCGGDQNITTWGQAGLGGPWENRSIQLYGRNSVSGTYGYFKKVALCKGDFRNNVNEQPGSASVVQSVSASINGLGYSGIGYKTSSVRTVPLAKKAGGDFVDATPANAVNNSYPLARFLYVYVNKQPNKALPPLEREFLKMVLSRQGQEVVVKDGYIPLPATVVEKYLGQLEL comes from the coding sequence ATGAAACTGAAAGCGCTTATCACTGCTGTGGCTCTGGTAACAGGAGTTGCTGGAATGCAGACCGCAGTGGCCAGCCAGATCGACGCTGATATGCCTGTCTATAAAAAATCCAGTGGTGTATCCGGAAACCTGTCCAGTGTTGGCTCCGACACCCTTGCCAACCTGATGACCCTCTGGGCTGAAGATTTCAAGCGCGCCTACCCGAATGTTAACGTACAGATTCAGGCTGCCGGTTCTTCCACTGCGCCTCCTGCCCTGACGGAAGGTACTTCCAACATTGGCCCCATGAGCCGGAAGATGAAGGACAAAGAGCTGGAAGCCTTTGAAAAGCGCTACGGTTACAAACCCACACCTGTGCCTGTAGCGATTGATGCCCTGGCTGTTTTTGTGAATAAGGACAACCCCATCAAGGGGTTGACTATGGCGCAGGTGGACGCCATCTTCTCCACAACCCGCCGGTGTGGTGGCGACCAGAACATTACTACCTGGGGACAGGCTGGTCTGGGAGGCCCCTGGGAAAATCGTTCTATCCAGCTTTACGGACGTAACTCCGTTTCCGGAACCTATGGCTACTTCAAGAAAGTAGCGCTGTGCAAAGGCGACTTCCGCAACAACGTTAACGAACAGCCCGGTTCGGCGTCTGTCGTGCAGTCGGTTTCTGCATCCATCAACGGGCTGGGTTACTCTGGTATCGGTTACAAGACTTCCAGTGTTCGTACTGTGCCTCTGGCGAAGAAAGCGGGTGGTGATTTTGTTGATGCAACGCCAGCGAATGCAGTGAACAACAGCTACCCACTGGCTCGCTTCCTTTATGTTTATGTGAACAAGCAGCCAAACAAGGCGCTTCCTCCGCTGGAGCGTGAATTTTTGAAGATGGTTCTGTCCCGCCAGGGACAGGAAGTGGTGGTGAAGGATGGCTATATTCCACTGCCAGCCACGGTAGTTGAGAAATACCTGGGTCAGCTGGAGCTCTGA
- a CDS encoding ATP-binding protein has protein sequence MAYIKRDIENKILDALTDTPVVAIIGPRQSGKTTTARHIVKNASYITLDDEDSLMLAKTDPQGLLRTLKKPVIIDEVQRCPEIMTTIKLLVDEDRQPGSFVLTGSADLLAVPRLSDSMAGRIEFITLLPFSQSELAGGTSSFLKRLESNDFTEIEGTTSQEELFERITMGGYPEISQRIKRRRKAWFSAYSTALINRDITQVFELSKAAELTQMFTALAALTSSVLNINALSRSAGLSAATVTKYLSALESMFLVKKIPVWHTNELKRQTKAPKVHFLDTGLLCATRQLTADDFVKNRNLLGNVFETFVVSEVFKQITNSENEYQIFHYRDRKKSEVDVILSGPKCSTAIEIKSSMSISSANFGTLYKLVETGGIERGVVVYTGSKALKLSDKITAVPFDVLFS, from the coding sequence TTGGCATACATAAAAAGAGACATTGAAAACAAGATTTTAGATGCTCTCACCGACACACCGGTTGTTGCTATTATTGGCCCAAGGCAATCAGGTAAAACAACTACAGCCAGACACATAGTCAAAAATGCAAGCTATATCACGCTAGATGATGAAGATAGCTTGATGCTGGCTAAGACCGATCCTCAAGGTCTTCTCAGGACACTAAAAAAGCCAGTGATCATAGATGAGGTCCAACGTTGTCCGGAAATAATGACCACAATAAAGCTGCTGGTTGATGAAGATCGGCAGCCAGGCTCATTCGTACTAACCGGATCTGCAGACCTGCTTGCAGTACCCCGGTTGTCAGATTCTATGGCTGGCAGGATTGAATTTATAACGTTGCTGCCATTTTCACAGTCGGAGCTGGCAGGCGGAACCAGTTCATTTCTAAAAAGGCTGGAATCAAACGATTTTACTGAGATTGAAGGTACTACCAGCCAGGAAGAGTTATTTGAAAGAATTACGATGGGTGGGTATCCGGAGATATCACAGCGCATAAAAAGACGGCGAAAAGCATGGTTTTCTGCCTATTCTACTGCATTGATTAATCGTGACATTACGCAAGTTTTTGAGCTGTCAAAAGCAGCAGAACTGACGCAAATGTTCACAGCTTTGGCCGCACTGACGTCCTCTGTGCTGAATATAAACGCTCTATCGCGGTCAGCCGGCCTTAGTGCCGCGACTGTTACCAAATACTTATCAGCCCTGGAAAGTATGTTTCTGGTGAAAAAAATACCGGTTTGGCATACAAACGAGTTAAAGAGGCAGACCAAGGCTCCGAAAGTCCATTTTTTAGATACGGGATTATTATGCGCTACCCGTCAGCTTACTGCGGATGACTTCGTGAAAAACAGGAATTTGCTAGGAAATGTTTTTGAAACGTTTGTTGTCTCTGAGGTTTTTAAACAGATTACAAATTCAGAAAATGAGTACCAGATTTTTCACTATCGGGATCGGAAAAAAAGTGAGGTTGATGTGATTCTATCCGGACCCAAATGCAGCACGGCAATAGAAATAAAATCGAGTATGAGCATCAGCAGCGCCAATTTTGGCACTCTGTATAAGCTAGTAGAAACAGGCGGAATTGAGCGTGGGGTAGTTGTATACACTGGTAGTAAAGCCCTGAAACTAAGCGACAAAATTACTGCAGTGCCGTTCGATGTGCTCTTCAGCTAG
- a CDS encoding TRAP transporter small permease subunit, which yields MKSGWIVLHKVVAGVDQLTEKTGQLISWFNLLLVLSVCLVVLLRYFLNVGSVALQETAMYFHALIFLGASGYTLKHQEHVRVDVIYRQLSPKGQALVNSLGTLFLLIPVCLFIGFMSWEYVMRSWSIMETSTDPGGLPAVFLLKSLILFLAFTLFLQGIAELLRSLMLLADAQEVQHG from the coding sequence ATGAAGTCCGGCTGGATTGTGCTGCACAAAGTTGTAGCCGGGGTCGATCAGTTGACGGAAAAAACCGGCCAACTGATCAGTTGGTTTAATCTCTTACTGGTTCTGTCCGTCTGCCTTGTGGTTTTGCTGCGTTACTTTCTTAATGTTGGCTCGGTTGCCCTGCAGGAAACCGCCATGTACTTTCATGCGCTGATTTTTCTGGGAGCTAGCGGTTACACTCTTAAACATCAGGAACACGTGCGAGTTGACGTCATTTACCGACAGCTGTCACCAAAAGGCCAGGCTCTGGTGAACAGTCTGGGTACCTTATTTCTGCTCATTCCGGTCTGCCTGTTTATTGGGTTTATGAGCTGGGAATACGTTATGCGGTCCTGGAGCATTATGGAAACCTCCACAGACCCGGGAGGGCTACCCGCTGTCTTTCTGCTGAAAAGCCTGATTCTGTTTCTGGCCTTCACCCTGTTTTTACAGGGCATCGCTGAACTTCTTCGTTCATTAATGCTACTGGCTGACGCGCAGGAGGTGCAGCATGGCTGA
- a CDS encoding TRAP transporter large permease has protein sequence MAELTAEFIPLLMFACVCAVLMIGYPVAFSLAGTALIFAAIGTMTGYFDDSFLTALPSRLFGIVGNQTLLAVPLFVFMGVMLEKSKVAENLLDSMARLFGQLRGGLGLSVTVVGMLLAASTGIVGATVVTMGLLSLPTMLRRGYSAQLATGTICATGSLGQIIPPSIALVLLGDVLSTAYQQAQLNMGIFSPKTVSVGDLFVGALIPGLLLVLAYSVYIMVVAWLKPESAPGLTREEIKQFDESSQSSLFMTLLPPVLLIIVVLGSILTGLATPTEAAGVGASGAMALAAARRQFHRKILFEVVTSTTKITCMVFLILIGASVFSLVFRGFGGEELIQSLFENLPGGVFTAVLLVMVVMFLLGFILDFIEITFVIVPMVGPVLLAMGVDPVWLGIMIAVNLQTSFLTPPFGFALFYLRGVAPKEVATADIYKGVVPFIAIQLMILIALAVWPQLATWLPAQIYG, from the coding sequence ATGGCTGAATTAACAGCTGAGTTTATTCCCCTGCTTATGTTCGCCTGTGTCTGCGCGGTGTTGATGATTGGCTACCCGGTGGCTTTTTCTCTGGCTGGTACGGCCCTGATTTTCGCAGCCATCGGCACCATGACAGGATACTTTGACGACTCTTTCCTGACAGCCTTACCCAGTCGTTTATTTGGTATTGTTGGCAATCAGACGTTACTGGCGGTCCCACTGTTTGTTTTTATGGGTGTCATGCTGGAAAAATCCAAAGTCGCAGAAAACCTGCTGGACAGCATGGCCCGGCTCTTTGGTCAGCTACGTGGAGGGCTGGGGCTTTCCGTAACAGTGGTGGGTATGTTGTTAGCAGCCAGTACCGGTATTGTCGGTGCCACAGTGGTCACCATGGGGCTGCTATCACTGCCAACCATGCTCCGCAGAGGCTATTCTGCCCAGCTGGCTACCGGCACTATCTGCGCCACGGGCAGCCTTGGGCAGATCATTCCTCCCTCCATTGCGCTGGTTCTGTTAGGTGATGTGTTGTCCACCGCCTATCAGCAGGCTCAGCTGAATATGGGGATTTTCTCTCCCAAAACCGTATCGGTTGGTGACCTGTTTGTGGGGGCACTGATCCCGGGACTGTTGCTGGTTCTCGCTTACTCGGTGTATATCATGGTCGTGGCATGGCTGAAGCCTGAATCAGCCCCGGGGTTAACCAGAGAGGAGATCAAACAGTTTGATGAAAGCAGCCAAAGTTCATTATTTATGACGCTGCTGCCTCCGGTACTGCTGATTATCGTAGTTCTCGGGTCTATCCTCACAGGGCTTGCGACACCAACAGAAGCAGCTGGCGTGGGTGCTTCAGGCGCTATGGCACTGGCTGCTGCCCGGCGACAGTTCCATCGTAAAATTCTGTTTGAAGTGGTGACCAGCACAACCAAAATCACCTGCATGGTGTTTCTTATTCTTATCGGGGCATCGGTGTTCTCGCTGGTATTCAGAGGGTTTGGGGGCGAAGAACTGATCCAGTCACTGTTTGAAAACCTGCCCGGCGGTGTTTTCACGGCGGTACTGCTGGTGATGGTGGTGATGTTTCTACTCGGCTTTATTCTTGACTTTATTGAAATCACCTTTGTTATCGTACCAATGGTAGGACCCGTTCTGCTGGCTATGGGCGTAGACCCGGTCTGGCTTGGCATTATGATTGCTGTTAACTTACAAACCTCTTTTTTAACACCGCCTTTTGGTTTCGCCCTGTTTTACCTGAGAGGGGTAGCACCAAAAGAGGTGGCGACAGCGGATATTTACAAAGGCGTTGTGCCTTTTATCGCCATTCAGTTGATGATACTGATTGCACTGGCAGTATGGCCGCAGCTGGCCACCTGGCTGCCAGCACAAATCTACGGCTGA
- a CDS encoding acyl-CoA thioesterase, giving the protein MNLVNDDNPVPQGELTLKVLADNQSTNYTGDVFAGWVAMNVDQAGEIQARKVARGRVVTVSIGGMSFMRPVQVGDIIGLYSRVTEVGRASIRVVVEAWIENDNGDSVSQKKLTETSMVFVAVDGSGSTQRINR; this is encoded by the coding sequence ATGAACCTTGTGAACGATGATAACCCTGTACCCCAGGGAGAACTGACCCTGAAAGTACTGGCAGACAATCAGTCCACCAATTACACCGGCGATGTATTTGCTGGCTGGGTAGCGATGAATGTCGATCAGGCTGGAGAAATTCAGGCAAGAAAAGTCGCCAGAGGCAGAGTCGTTACCGTCAGTATTGGCGGCATGAGCTTTATGCGTCCAGTGCAGGTGGGTGACATTATTGGTTTGTATAGCCGGGTAACAGAAGTCGGCAGAGCATCCATTCGGGTGGTCGTTGAAGCCTGGATAGAGAATGACAATGGCGACTCTGTTTCACAGAAAAAGCTGACAGAAACTTCAATGGTCTTTGTGGCGGTTGATGGCTCAGGCAGTACTCAACGCATTAACCGCTGA